The following are encoded in a window of Pyxidicoccus trucidator genomic DNA:
- a CDS encoding zinc-ribbon domain-containing protein → MRIVCQKCAAAYAIDDRLITAKGVRAQCPRCRHLQLVRRDPTAAPAAGAPAPTPQPAAPSTPSAAPGPQAADDLFGDFGAPPPSAAPAPGAPSQGPAPAVPRPAQGAAPAGARPAQGAAPGSDLFGDFGAMPNPAPSLAPPVDPFADVGAPGQAAPAGAPPSPGGDPLLDFLGPAPAAPPAPVSRIPASPGAAPVPVSPPAAASAASAPRPATVGCRSCGKPLTDSFDQALGICDDCRGREPASAAPSATPPAPAASAPVSMDFLPPLTTLEGGAPSAPAPALPPEPRSGPRAAPALGAEPRSNSSPRIPISTDIIPDMGPEPRSGPRASAPSLGAEPRTGTRNSTISSARSGSAAIQEPDRSGGRGRGLLMGALALLLIGVGVGGYFLYARHQEEARRNAKPAAPPPIPEAVQASLSRWKLKYLDELTGTSAERLAEGQQQLARDERFAYGEAEESFQQALLLDPQSDAAIAGYVQALALGRSAGMDDASFQEARALVEAAESRSGRTAPLLLAHANLLLTRSRQPEQVEQARKLAEELLALPDVPDAQKAEAYLVLGRAYLSSSRELARSHFDTAQKLAPGLKRVAYFRALAYEAAGEYTLALEMLRKRLAANPQDWDSLAVTSRIYQEVGEPAEARRLYEARVKAEPGELRALLPLAMLRYQSEGNPTAAVRELRALLKNRSRYPKPEVADVLVHLAAAERSTGNAEAAAKAAEEALTLVKGLPEAHLQVFLVALGRRDAARAREHFTGFGGRLEDAALEKVLEGRLLLLEKKPVEALERFQEAVRLDGRRLDAQLLAGVAAASAKRRDDAFRALNPALQSDPLRLEPRPLVTRFWMRPGETVEGVEGAILALATGPEDPSPLLYEGLLLFHQGNLDAADRNFRDVLEVDANNAGALAYRSLIALKRNNVTEAKSLGARAVAGGRQMPIGHLALGLALAEGRQVEPAKRSLRDALALAPGLLSAQARLAELEAPQRKELARDTLVKVVGLDPAYLPAKRMLYQLER, encoded by the coding sequence ATGCGCATCGTCTGCCAGAAATGCGCGGCTGCCTATGCGATCGATGATCGACTGATCACCGCCAAGGGCGTTCGCGCGCAGTGTCCCCGTTGCCGGCACCTGCAGCTCGTCCGGCGCGATCCCACGGCCGCGCCCGCAGCTGGCGCGCCGGCTCCCACGCCGCAGCCCGCGGCGCCTTCCACCCCGAGCGCCGCCCCCGGTCCCCAGGCCGCGGACGACCTCTTCGGCGACTTCGGCGCGCCTCCGCCCTCGGCCGCTCCGGCGCCAGGGGCTCCCTCGCAGGGGCCTGCTCCCGCCGTGCCCCGTCCCGCGCAGGGGGCCGCCCCCGCCGGGGCGCGTCCCGCCCAGGGCGCCGCGCCGGGCTCGGACCTGTTCGGCGACTTCGGGGCGATGCCGAATCCCGCCCCGTCCCTGGCGCCGCCAGTGGACCCGTTCGCGGACGTGGGCGCTCCGGGGCAGGCCGCTCCGGCCGGTGCCCCGCCTTCGCCCGGCGGGGACCCGCTGCTCGACTTCCTCGGGCCGGCTCCCGCCGCGCCGCCGGCTCCGGTGTCGCGAATCCCCGCCTCGCCCGGCGCCGCGCCCGTTCCGGTGTCGCCTCCCGCGGCGGCCTCGGCTGCCTCCGCGCCCAGGCCCGCCACCGTCGGCTGCCGCTCCTGTGGCAAGCCGCTGACGGACTCCTTCGACCAGGCGCTCGGCATCTGTGACGACTGCCGGGGACGTGAGCCGGCGTCGGCCGCTCCCTCCGCGACACCTCCGGCACCGGCGGCCTCCGCGCCCGTGAGCATGGACTTCCTGCCGCCGCTCACCACGCTGGAAGGGGGCGCTCCGTCCGCACCCGCTCCCGCGCTGCCTCCCGAGCCCCGCAGCGGCCCTCGTGCCGCCCCGGCCCTGGGGGCGGAGCCGAGGAGCAACAGCAGCCCGCGCATTCCCATCAGCACGGACATCATCCCAGACATGGGCCCGGAGCCGCGCAGTGGTCCTCGCGCCTCCGCGCCGTCCCTGGGGGCCGAGCCGCGCACGGGCACGCGCAACTCCACCATCTCCTCGGCGCGGTCGGGCTCCGCGGCCATCCAGGAGCCGGACCGGTCCGGTGGGCGTGGGCGCGGCCTGCTCATGGGCGCGCTGGCATTGCTGCTCATCGGCGTGGGCGTCGGAGGGTACTTCCTCTACGCGCGCCACCAGGAGGAGGCGCGCCGCAACGCGAAGCCAGCGGCCCCGCCGCCCATCCCGGAAGCGGTGCAGGCCTCGCTGTCGCGCTGGAAGCTGAAGTACCTGGATGAGCTCACCGGCACCAGCGCGGAGCGGCTCGCGGAGGGGCAGCAGCAGCTCGCCCGCGACGAGCGCTTCGCGTACGGCGAGGCGGAGGAGTCCTTCCAGCAGGCCCTGCTGCTGGACCCGCAGAGCGATGCGGCCATCGCCGGCTACGTGCAGGCGCTGGCGCTGGGCCGGAGCGCCGGCATGGACGACGCTTCCTTCCAGGAGGCCCGCGCGCTGGTCGAGGCCGCGGAGTCGCGCTCCGGCCGTACGGCGCCGCTGCTGCTGGCGCACGCCAACCTGCTGCTGACGCGCTCGCGGCAGCCGGAGCAGGTCGAGCAGGCGCGCAAGCTGGCCGAGGAGCTGCTGGCCCTTCCCGATGTGCCGGATGCGCAGAAGGCCGAGGCGTACCTGGTGCTGGGGCGTGCCTACCTGTCCTCGTCCCGGGAGCTGGCGCGCTCGCACTTCGACACCGCGCAGAAGCTCGCCCCGGGCCTCAAGCGCGTGGCGTACTTCCGTGCGCTGGCCTACGAGGCGGCCGGTGAGTACACGCTCGCGCTGGAGATGCTGCGCAAGCGCCTGGCGGCGAACCCGCAGGACTGGGACAGCCTGGCCGTCACCTCGCGCATCTACCAGGAGGTAGGGGAGCCCGCCGAGGCGCGGCGGCTGTACGAGGCGCGCGTGAAGGCGGAGCCTGGCGAGCTGCGCGCGCTGCTGCCGCTGGCCATGCTGCGCTACCAGTCCGAGGGCAACCCCACCGCCGCGGTGCGCGAGCTGCGCGCGCTGCTGAAGAACCGCTCCCGCTACCCGAAGCCCGAGGTGGCGGACGTGCTGGTGCACCTGGCCGCGGCGGAGCGCTCCACCGGCAACGCGGAGGCGGCGGCGAAGGCGGCCGAGGAGGCCCTGACGCTGGTGAAGGGACTGCCCGAGGCGCACCTCCAGGTCTTCCTGGTGGCGCTGGGCCGCCGGGATGCCGCGAGGGCGCGAGAGCACTTCACGGGCTTCGGGGGCCGCCTGGAGGACGCCGCGCTGGAGAAGGTGCTCGAGGGGCGCCTGCTGTTGCTGGAGAAGAAGCCCGTGGAGGCGCTGGAGCGCTTCCAGGAGGCGGTGCGGCTGGACGGGCGGAGGCTGGACGCGCAGCTGCTGGCGGGCGTGGCCGCCGCGAGCGCGAAGCGGCGGGACGATGCGTTCCGCGCGCTGAACCCGGCGCTCCAGTCGGACCCGCTGCGGCTGGAGCCCCGGCCGCTGGTGACGCGCTTCTGGATGCGTCCGGGCGAGACGGTGGAGGGCGTGGAGGGCGCCATCCTCGCGCTGGCCACGGGGCCCGAGGACCCGTCACCGCTGCTCTATGAAGGACTGCTGCTCTTCCACCAGGGCAACCTCGACGCGGCCGACCGGAACTTCCGCGACGTGCTGGAGGTGGACGCGAACAACGCGGGCGCCCTGGCGTACCGCTCGCTCATCGCGCTGAAGCGGAACAACGTGACTGAGGCGAAGAGTCTGGGCGCGAGGGCGGTGGCGGGGGGGCGGCAGATGCCCATCGGCCACCTCGCGCTGGGACTGGCGCTGGCGGAGGGCCGGCAGGTGGAGCCCGCCAAGCGCTCGCTGCGGGACGCGCTGGCGCTGGCGCCCGGGCTGCTGTCGGCGCAGGCGCGGCTGGCGGAGCTGGAGGCGCCGCAGCGCAAGGAGCTGGCGCGAGACACCCTGGTGAAGGTGGTGGGGTTGGACCCGGCGTACCTCCCCGCCAAGCGGATGCTCTACCAGTTGGAACGGTGA
- a CDS encoding serine/threonine protein kinase — MTLEAGTHIGKYVVRRKLAEGGMAEIYLCTARGAEGFEKEVVIKRVRAFLASDPEFVGMFIAEARLASRLNHANVVQIFDFDKHEDTYYLAMEYVRGCSLWELRKRCKELMEPVPPVMVAHIGAEVARGLHYAHRVKVNGQPLDLVHRDVTPHNVLLSFDGAVKLTDFGIAKAGNKLTQPGVLKGKFAYMSPEQARGEAVDARTDIFALGVVLWEMLTGGRLFDGDSEVAVLRAVQQSTIPPPARLNPDVPADLDAAVVRALDRDPAVRFQTAGELERALAQCVLKHAKTVDDTDLSAFMRRLFPTSLTQAMPTVQERTHVENAPVPPGSDAPVVARREPTAVMPGVSSGRGVAMAPSPDEDLNAPTFVLPRRDEAAVESVPLPPMATPMMPLPAVASSPVPRASVLPPLAAPIAAVRPSRPEGTPSVAPAGVGEGSGPGPSSGRRPSQPEGMSSVSSAGESGGTNVPSGSSPATPASRSLVPAGESGGTNVPSDTASSAQRGAALADESGGTNIPSANMGAPSSQRGTASSGSAGTGASAGPRGPESASVEPAERSELSKTESVSAGGRDAQGTGKPAAGRNPLSLGLAAALGLAVVGGGVAVMRARADSASTDTAQVSTLEGAGTSRSPAPGEAGPSAPVAAQAPRPAAPTPSGTRDEAPPGGAGASAPSGTDTVKAGEATPPPASGSAPAATGSAGAAVAASGDEPSGSDTAEVDGLKREEVLGAEPRPVSGDSRPAAVAAQDVKAAASTGMLQVRASPYATVFLNGKKLGEVTGRASYKLAPGTYRLVFQHPSGAKQFDVTIAAGTSVTREFRATKGH, encoded by the coding sequence TTGACACTCGAAGCTGGCACCCACATCGGCAAGTACGTCGTCCGCCGCAAGCTCGCCGAAGGCGGGATGGCGGAGATATACCTGTGCACGGCGCGCGGCGCGGAGGGCTTCGAGAAGGAGGTCGTCATCAAGCGCGTGCGCGCCTTCCTCGCGAGCGACCCCGAGTTCGTCGGGATGTTCATCGCCGAGGCGCGGCTGGCCTCGCGGCTCAACCACGCCAACGTGGTGCAGATCTTCGACTTCGACAAGCACGAGGACACGTACTACCTGGCCATGGAGTACGTGCGCGGCTGCTCGCTGTGGGAGCTGCGCAAGCGCTGCAAGGAGCTGATGGAGCCGGTGCCGCCGGTGATGGTGGCGCACATCGGCGCGGAGGTGGCGCGCGGGCTCCACTACGCGCACCGGGTCAAGGTGAACGGCCAGCCGCTGGACCTGGTGCACCGGGACGTCACCCCGCACAACGTGCTGCTGTCCTTCGACGGCGCGGTGAAGCTGACCGACTTCGGCATCGCCAAGGCGGGCAACAAGCTGACGCAGCCGGGCGTGCTCAAGGGCAAGTTCGCGTACATGTCTCCCGAGCAGGCCCGCGGCGAGGCCGTGGACGCGCGCACGGACATCTTCGCCCTGGGCGTGGTGTTGTGGGAGATGCTCACCGGCGGGCGGCTGTTCGACGGGGACTCCGAGGTGGCGGTGCTGCGCGCGGTGCAGCAGAGCACCATCCCGCCTCCGGCCCGCCTCAACCCGGACGTGCCCGCGGACCTGGACGCCGCCGTGGTGCGGGCGCTGGACAGGGACCCCGCGGTCCGCTTCCAGACGGCCGGCGAGCTGGAGCGCGCCCTGGCCCAGTGCGTGCTGAAGCACGCGAAGACGGTGGACGACACGGACCTGAGCGCCTTCATGCGGCGCCTGTTCCCCACCAGCCTCACCCAGGCCATGCCCACGGTGCAGGAGCGGACCCACGTCGAGAACGCGCCGGTGCCCCCGGGGAGTGACGCTCCCGTCGTTGCACGGCGCGAGCCCACGGCGGTGATGCCGGGGGTCTCCAGCGGGCGCGGCGTGGCGATGGCGCCGTCTCCGGACGAGGACCTCAACGCGCCCACGTTCGTGCTGCCGCGCCGGGACGAGGCCGCCGTCGAGTCGGTGCCGCTGCCGCCCATGGCCACGCCGATGATGCCGCTGCCGGCGGTGGCGTCCTCCCCGGTGCCTCGCGCCAGTGTCCTGCCGCCCCTGGCCGCGCCCATCGCCGCGGTGCGGCCGAGCCGTCCGGAGGGGACTCCCTCCGTGGCCCCGGCAGGGGTGGGGGAGGGGAGTGGCCCGGGGCCTTCGAGCGGCCGTCGGCCGAGCCAGCCCGAGGGGATGTCGTCCGTGTCCTCGGCCGGCGAGTCCGGTGGAACGAACGTTCCTTCCGGCAGCAGCCCTGCCACACCGGCCTCTCGGAGCCTGGTCCCGGCCGGCGAGTCCGGTGGAACGAACGTTCCTTCCGACACCGCATCGTCCGCCCAGCGAGGCGCGGCCCTCGCTGACGAGTCCGGCGGAACGAACATTCCTTCCGCCAACATGGGGGCGCCGTCCTCCCAGCGAGGGACGGCCTCCTCCGGGTCAGCGGGCACCGGGGCGTCGGCCGGACCGCGGGGCCCCGAGTCCGCCTCCGTCGAGCCGGCGGAGCGGTCGGAACTTTCAAAGACGGAGTCCGTCTCCGCCGGTGGCCGCGACGCTCAGGGCACAGGGAAGCCCGCAGCGGGTCGGAACCCGCTGTCGCTGGGCCTGGCCGCCGCGCTGGGCCTGGCCGTCGTCGGCGGTGGCGTGGCCGTGATGCGCGCTCGCGCGGACTCCGCCTCCACCGACACCGCGCAGGTCTCGACTCTCGAGGGGGCCGGGACGTCCCGGTCCCCGGCTCCAGGGGAGGCCGGGCCCTCGGCTCCCGTGGCGGCCCAGGCCCCCCGGCCCGCTGCTCCGACCCCGTCGGGGACCCGTGACGAGGCTCCTCCCGGTGGGGCCGGAGCCTCCGCCCCTTCGGGGACGGACACGGTCAAGGCCGGCGAGGCCACGCCTCCTCCCGCCTCGGGTAGCGCTCCGGCGGCCACCGGAAGTGCCGGAGCCGCCGTGGCCGCGAGCGGTGATGAGCCCTCCGGCTCGGACACCGCCGAGGTGGACGGCCTGAAGCGCGAGGAGGTCCTCGGCGCCGAGCCCAGGCCCGTGTCCGGGGACTCCCGGCCCGCGGCCGTGGCCGCCCAGGACGTCAAGGCCGCCGCGTCCACCGGCATGCTCCAGGTGCGGGCCTCCCCGTACGCCACGGTGTTCCTCAACGGGAAGAAGCTCGGCGAAGTCACGGGCCGCGCCTCCTACAAGCTGGCCCCGGGCACCTACAGGCTGGTCTTCCAGCACCCGTCCGGCGCCAAGCAGTTCGACGTCACCATCGCCGCCGGAACCTCCGTGACTCGCGAGTTCCGCGCGACGAAGGGGCACTGA
- a CDS encoding MerR family transcriptional regulator — protein sequence MEPMDLLAPDEIARIERENAGGLPASAILEIFRPRGVRLSEATFRKYVQAGLLPRSRRVGRKGKHQGSRGLYPVEAVRRINVIKKMMAEGHTLEDIKRSYVFHRNHIDQLERDLAGLLNGFQEELGDRAFGGEHRRSLEAELATLRQRAQDLVRDVARLGSAVTARADETIRSQ from the coding sequence ATGGAACCGATGGACCTGCTGGCCCCCGACGAGATTGCGCGGATCGAGCGCGAGAACGCGGGGGGGCTGCCCGCGAGCGCCATCCTGGAGATCTTCCGGCCTCGGGGCGTGCGGCTGTCGGAGGCGACCTTCCGCAAGTACGTCCAGGCAGGGCTGCTACCGCGCAGCCGCCGCGTGGGCCGCAAGGGGAAGCACCAGGGGAGCCGGGGGCTCTATCCGGTGGAGGCGGTGCGCCGCATCAATGTCATCAAGAAGATGATGGCGGAGGGGCACACCCTGGAGGACATCAAGCGCTCCTACGTCTTCCACCGCAACCACATCGACCAGCTGGAGCGGGACCTGGCGGGTCTATTGAACGGGTTCCAGGAGGAGCTGGGGGACCGAGCCTTTGGGGGCGAACACCGGCGTTCGCTCGAGGCGGAGTTGGCAACACTGCGGCAAAGAGCGCAGGATCTGGTCCGGGATGTGGCCCGGCTGGGCAGCGCCGTCACCGCACGCGCAGACGAAACCATCCGTTCGCAATAA
- the purH gene encoding bifunctional phosphoribosylaminoimidazolecarboxamide formyltransferase/IMP cyclohydrolase, translated as MLALLSVSDKRGLVPFAQGLVRLGFRLLSTGGTLDALKGAGVPATKVSEHTQSPEILGGRVKTLHPRIHGGILGRVDLEGDRAEMKAHGIESISLVAVNLYPFRQTVASGAAEADVIEQIDIGGPAMVRASAKNFRHVAVVVDPDDYPAVLAELEQQKAVGEETRRKLMRKAFAHTAAYDASISAWLSGGAGEPFPGELSLAYQKAQDLRYGENPHQRGAFYREHSASAEPTVAFAKVLQGKELSYNNILDLDAALGLLLEFPEKPCAVIIKHNTPCGVSVDDSLVKAYRTARAVDEVSAFGGIVALNREVDEATAQAMAETFLEAVIAPSYSSAAQQVLAAKKNLRLLEAGPALASTQARPRAQLDARSVSGGLLLMDRDAVEPALTWKVASKRAPTPDEERALRFAWKVCKHVKSNAIVFASGDQLLAQGGGQTNRVDSVRIAMKRGGEALKGSAVASDAFFPFRDGLDEAARAGASCVIHPGGSVRDAEVIAAADEHGMAMVLTGVRHFRH; from the coding sequence GTGCTGGCTCTCCTCAGCGTTTCAGACAAGCGCGGTCTGGTCCCCTTCGCCCAGGGCCTGGTTCGCCTGGGCTTCCGGTTGCTCTCCACCGGAGGCACGCTGGATGCGCTCAAGGGCGCTGGCGTGCCCGCCACCAAGGTGTCCGAGCACACGCAGAGCCCCGAAATCCTCGGTGGCCGCGTGAAGACGCTGCACCCCCGCATCCACGGCGGCATCCTCGGCCGGGTGGACCTGGAGGGGGACCGGGCGGAGATGAAGGCGCACGGCATCGAGTCCATCTCCCTGGTCGCGGTGAATCTGTACCCCTTCCGCCAGACGGTGGCCTCGGGCGCCGCCGAGGCGGACGTCATCGAGCAGATTGATATCGGCGGGCCGGCCATGGTGCGCGCGTCCGCGAAGAACTTCCGGCACGTCGCGGTGGTGGTGGACCCGGATGACTACCCCGCGGTGCTCGCGGAGCTGGAGCAGCAGAAGGCGGTGGGCGAGGAGACGCGGCGCAAGCTGATGCGCAAGGCCTTCGCGCACACGGCGGCCTATGACGCGTCCATCTCCGCGTGGCTGTCGGGTGGCGCGGGCGAGCCCTTCCCGGGGGAGCTGTCGCTGGCGTACCAGAAGGCGCAGGACTTGAGGTACGGGGAGAACCCGCACCAGCGCGGCGCCTTCTACCGCGAGCACTCCGCGTCGGCCGAGCCCACGGTGGCCTTCGCCAAGGTGCTTCAGGGCAAGGAGCTCTCCTACAACAACATCCTGGACCTGGACGCGGCGCTGGGGCTCCTGCTGGAGTTCCCGGAGAAGCCCTGCGCGGTCATCATCAAGCACAACACCCCGTGCGGCGTGTCGGTGGATGACTCGCTGGTGAAGGCGTATCGCACGGCCCGTGCGGTGGACGAGGTGTCCGCCTTCGGCGGCATCGTCGCCCTCAACCGCGAGGTGGACGAGGCCACGGCCCAGGCCATGGCGGAGACGTTCCTGGAGGCGGTCATCGCGCCGTCCTACTCGTCCGCGGCGCAGCAGGTGCTGGCGGCGAAGAAGAACCTGCGGCTCCTGGAGGCGGGGCCCGCGCTGGCCTCGACGCAGGCCCGGCCGAGGGCCCAGCTCGACGCCCGGAGCGTGTCCGGCGGGTTGCTCCTCATGGACCGGGACGCCGTCGAGCCCGCGCTCACCTGGAAGGTGGCCTCCAAGCGGGCCCCCACGCCGGACGAGGAGCGGGCCCTGCGCTTCGCCTGGAAGGTGTGCAAGCACGTGAAGAGCAACGCCATCGTGTTCGCCTCGGGCGACCAGCTGCTGGCACAGGGCGGTGGCCAGACGAACAGGGTGGACTCGGTGCGAATCGCGATGAAGCGGGGCGGGGAGGCGCTCAAGGGGAGCGCCGTGGCCTCGGACGCCTTCTTCCCCTTCCGGGACGGCCTGGACGAAGCGGCCCGGGCCGGGGCCTCCTGCGTCATCCACCCTGGCGGCTCGGTCCGGGATGCGGAGGTCATCGCCGCCGCGGACGAACATGGGATGGCCATGGTGCTGACGGGAGTGCGACACTTCCGTCACTGA
- a CDS encoding sigma factor-like helix-turn-helix DNA-binding protein — translation MSEVKQLQEEGGDQETEQAQERRRSKTMSRKEMARDLRRRRLTGQVDPEEADLLKQMDDTRPRTRADCINGPRPCMFVSCKHNLYLDVNPETGSIKLNFPDKEIWELEHTCALDVAEKGGITLEEVGEIMNLTRERIRQVETRGLMKLREATEAEPPISARKP, via the coding sequence ATGTCGGAAGTGAAGCAACTGCAGGAGGAGGGCGGGGACCAGGAAACGGAGCAGGCGCAGGAGCGCCGCCGTTCCAAGACGATGTCGCGAAAGGAGATGGCGCGAGACCTGCGCCGGCGGCGTCTGACTGGTCAGGTGGACCCGGAAGAGGCGGACCTGCTGAAGCAGATGGACGACACGCGCCCGCGCACCCGAGCCGACTGCATCAACGGCCCGCGCCCGTGCATGTTCGTCTCCTGCAAGCACAACCTCTACCTGGACGTGAATCCGGAGACGGGGTCCATCAAGCTCAACTTCCCCGACAAGGAAATCTGGGAGCTGGAGCACACCTGCGCCCTGGACGTGGCGGAGAAGGGTGGAATCACGCTCGAGGAGGTGGGGGAAATCATGAACCTCACCCGTGAGCGCATCCGCCAGGTGGAGACGCGCGGCCTGATGAAGCTGCGCGAGGCCACCGAGGCCGAGCCTCCTATTTCGGCCCGCAAGCCCTGA
- a CDS encoding protein kinase domain-containing protein yields MSIETYGRYQLLKRLATGGMAQIYLARRPGGPEGDKLLVVKRILPHLTENDDFVKMFLDEARIAARLNHANVVQIFDLGAQDDSFFIAMEYIHGEDLRKLWKHSETQEQPLPVPLVCRILIEASAGLDYAHKRTDPTTGKPLGIVHRDVSPQNILVTFDGGVKVVDFGIAKAADQATITRSGVLKGKYSYMSPEQAAGQRVDCRSDIFALGVVLYELLTGMRLFKRSSDLQTLTAVSECRVMPPSQVTARVPPDLDAIVLKALAKDPAERYQEAAHLQAALEAWLDAHRLPSSPAHLSAFMMELYAERLEAEGRSGEVQGEDSESSPQPPRSEPPSRRSGPRQAPRLSPTAEDATAALRPRSRRGESEPEPERQAPRMTGSRRAVEPSPGERSSRTGLGTVSPTPPRVEEDAPTLDGRAASRATLTDVKLGLGAEPPPVPEARPASRVTPPPGRLEGGPPYVMHVEDEGPTLAMPEMGRSSRVVLPVLPENEAEEDAPTLAMPEVVFRSSRVVVPVPHEDEAEEDAPTLSLGMSRPGRPPPVVPRQVAIPPAPKRWGLGAGVVLGVAVLLAALLWAWPKSPPATVRLETVPPGATVVFNGQELAEKTPLVLPPVAAGQYPVVVSRDGYEELRATVEVPATGTASPGLLRLAPAAPEASPAALPRGEPSASPPSGPSGAIAPVRLRVETEPSAALVSVDGQRQGPSPVELDVVAGREVAVRVEAPLHHPLVRAVKMGNGPSQVERFVLAEAGASTREEPARSDGRTARVKFAVQPWAQVTCSGKRLGETPFDAVELRVGSHECRFFNPESKKTLNRRIEVRAIDLNVVNVKLE; encoded by the coding sequence GTGTCCATCGAAACCTACGGCAGGTACCAGCTCCTGAAGCGTCTCGCCACGGGCGGGATGGCGCAGATCTACCTCGCGCGCCGTCCCGGAGGCCCCGAGGGCGACAAGCTGCTGGTGGTGAAGCGCATTCTTCCGCACCTCACGGAGAACGACGACTTCGTCAAGATGTTCCTGGACGAGGCGCGCATCGCCGCCCGGCTCAACCACGCCAACGTCGTGCAGATTTTCGACCTGGGCGCGCAGGACGACTCGTTCTTCATCGCCATGGAGTACATCCACGGCGAGGACCTGCGGAAGCTGTGGAAGCACTCGGAGACGCAGGAGCAGCCACTCCCGGTGCCCCTGGTGTGCCGCATCCTCATCGAAGCGTCCGCGGGCCTGGACTACGCGCACAAGCGGACGGACCCCACCACGGGCAAGCCTCTGGGCATCGTCCACCGCGACGTGTCGCCGCAGAACATCCTGGTGACGTTCGACGGCGGGGTGAAGGTGGTGGACTTCGGCATCGCCAAGGCGGCGGACCAGGCCACGATTACGCGCTCCGGGGTGCTGAAGGGGAAGTACTCGTACATGTCCCCGGAGCAGGCGGCGGGGCAGCGCGTGGACTGCCGCTCGGACATCTTCGCCCTGGGCGTGGTGCTGTACGAGCTGCTCACGGGGATGCGCCTGTTCAAGCGCTCCAGCGACCTCCAGACGCTGACCGCGGTGAGCGAGTGCCGCGTGATGCCGCCGTCGCAGGTGACGGCGCGCGTGCCGCCGGACCTGGACGCCATCGTCCTCAAGGCGCTCGCGAAGGACCCGGCGGAGCGCTACCAGGAGGCGGCGCACCTCCAGGCCGCGCTGGAGGCCTGGCTGGACGCGCACCGGCTGCCCTCGTCGCCCGCGCACCTGTCCGCGTTCATGATGGAGCTCTACGCGGAGCGACTGGAGGCGGAGGGCCGCTCGGGCGAGGTGCAGGGGGAGGACTCCGAGTCCTCGCCGCAGCCCCCGCGCTCCGAGCCGCCCTCGCGCCGCTCGGGACCGCGGCAGGCGCCGCGGCTCAGCCCGACGGCAGAGGATGCGACGGCCGCGCTGCGCCCTCGCTCCCGGCGGGGCGAGTCGGAGCCCGAGCCGGAGCGTCAGGCCCCTCGGATGACGGGCTCGCGACGCGCGGTGGAGCCCTCGCCGGGGGAGCGCTCTTCCCGCACGGGGCTGGGGACGGTGTCACCGACGCCGCCTCGCGTGGAGGAGGACGCGCCGACGCTGGACGGGCGCGCCGCCTCGCGGGCCACGCTGACGGATGTGAAGCTGGGCCTCGGCGCGGAGCCTCCTCCCGTGCCGGAGGCGCGCCCCGCCTCCCGCGTCACGCCCCCTCCGGGCCGGCTCGAGGGAGGCCCGCCCTATGTGATGCACGTCGAGGACGAAGGGCCCACGCTGGCGATGCCGGAGATGGGGCGCTCCTCGCGTGTGGTGCTCCCCGTGTTGCCGGAGAACGAGGCGGAGGAGGACGCCCCCACGCTGGCCATGCCGGAGGTGGTGTTTCGCTCCTCTCGCGTGGTGGTCCCCGTGCCGCACGAGGACGAGGCGGAGGAGGACGCCCCCACGCTGTCGCTGGGCATGTCTCGCCCGGGCCGGCCCCCTCCGGTGGTGCCGCGTCAGGTGGCCATTCCGCCAGCCCCGAAGCGCTGGGGTCTGGGAGCGGGAGTGGTCCTGGGGGTGGCCGTGCTGCTGGCCGCGCTGCTGTGGGCCTGGCCGAAGTCCCCTCCCGCCACGGTGCGGCTGGAGACGGTGCCGCCCGGGGCCACGGTCGTCTTCAATGGACAGGAGCTGGCGGAGAAGACGCCGCTGGTGCTGCCCCCGGTGGCGGCGGGCCAGTACCCCGTCGTGGTGAGCCGGGACGGCTACGAGGAGCTGCGGGCCACCGTGGAGGTGCCGGCCACGGGCACGGCGTCGCCCGGGTTGCTGCGCCTGGCGCCCGCGGCTCCGGAGGCCTCGCCCGCGGCCTTGCCTCGCGGGGAGCCCTCCGCGTCGCCCCCGTCAGGCCCGTCGGGCGCCATCGCTCCGGTGCGGCTCCGCGTGGAGACGGAGCCCTCGGCGGCCCTCGTCTCCGTGGATGGTCAGCGGCAGGGGCCCTCGCCCGTCGAGCTGGACGTGGTGGCGGGCCGGGAGGTGGCGGTGCGGGTGGAGGCGCCGCTGCACCATCCGCTGGTCCGCGCGGTGAAGATGGGGAACGGGCCCTCGCAGGTGGAGCGCTTCGTGCTGGCCGAGGCCGGCGCGAGCACCCGTGAGGAGCCGGCCCGGAGCGACGGACGCACGGCCCGGGTGAAGTTCGCGGTGCAGCCCTGGGCGCAGGTGACGTGCAGCGGGAAGCGGCTGGGGGAGACGCCGTTCGACGCCGTGGAGCTGCGCGTGGGCAGCCATGAGTGCAGGTTCTTCAATCCCGAGAGCAAGAAGACGCTCAACCGACGTATCGAGGTGAGGGCCATCGACCTCAACGTGGTGAACGTGAAGCTCGAGTAA